Part of the Palaemon carinicauda isolate YSFRI2023 chromosome 8, ASM3689809v2, whole genome shotgun sequence genome is shown below.
tattgaatctttttttttcttaatgcgtagctaagactacagagtgtcgtccttagcttctgtattgaatctttttttttcttaatgcgtagctaggactacagagtgtcgtccttagcttctgtactgaacctgtttttttttccttaatgcgtagctaaaactacagagtgtcgtccttagcttctgtattgaatcttttttttcttaatgcgtagctaggactacagagtgtcgtccttagcttctgtacTGAACCTGTTTTTTTTCcttaatgcgtagctaagactacagagtgtcgtccttatcttctgtattgaatctttttttttcttaatgcgtagctaagactacagagtgtcgtccttagcttctgtattgaatcttttttttcttaatgcgtagctaagactacagagtgtcgtccttagcttctgtattgaatctttttttttcttaatgcgtagctaggactacagagtgtcgtccttagcttctgtacTGAACCTGTTTATTTTTCcttaatgcgtagctaagactacagagtgtcgtccttagcttctgtattgaatctttttttttcttaatgcgtagctaagactacagagtgtcgtccttagcttctgtattgaatctttttttttcttaatgcgtagctaagactacagagtgtcgtccttagcttctgtattgaatctttttttttcttaatgcgtagctaggactacagagtgtcgtccttagcttctgtacTGAACCTGTTTATTTTTCcttaatgcgtagctaagactacagagtgtcgtccttagcttctgtattgaatctttttttttcttaatgcgtagctaagactacagagtgtcgtccttagcttctgtactgaacctgtttttttttccttaatgcgtagctaagactacagagtgtcgtccttagcttctgtattgaatctttttttttcttaatgcgtagctaagactacagagtgtcgtccttagcttctgtattgaatcttttttttcttaatgcgtagctaggactacagagtgtcgtccttagcttctgtacTGAACCTGTTTTTTTTCcttaatgcgtagctaagactacagagtgtcgtccttatcttctgtattgaatctttttttttcttaatgcgtagctaagactacagagtgtcgtccttagcttctgtattgaatcttttttttccttaatgcgtagctaagactacagagtgtcgtccttagcttctgtattgaatctttttttttcttaatgcgtagctaagactacagagtgtcgtccttagcttctgtattgaatctttttctttcttaatgcgtagctaagactaAAGTGATACAGGCCGTCGTAACACCGTTAGGAACACGTGACTTAAGCGATTCCCATCGCTGACGCGTTAACAAAAACGAGTTTacaagtaggtctctctctctctctctctctctctctctctctctctctctctctctctcttagcaaacATGAACTCTGCTACTTCATctcaaattttgtttttgttttcttgacAAGAATAGGCCAATTTGTACCATTCCGAGTTTACgtaatttccttgtctccttttctcgctgggctgtttttccctgttagagctcttgagcgtatagcatcctacttttccaactagggttgtagcttagcaaataaataataataataataataattatcattattattattatttttattattattttattaataataataataataataataataataaattacctgAATAGACTGTAATTAAATCTTATAAGAATATTCAAAGCTTTATGCAACCATGATCAAGGTACGATGAGTTGCAAAAGTCAAGTGAAGATAAAATATTCGGCATGAAACAAAACAACCAGATCAGTTATAAAGAGTCGATGAAAAGAATCACTTAGCAGCAGCAATTCATAATTAGGATTTGGGAATGTCACCTTACATAAATATCAATTGACACAATGAAAAACTATGAAAGCATATATAAAAAGGCAGCTTTCTCGGGAGTCAACTTTACAATTGTAGCTAGTAAAAGATCAATAAATCTAGGTGCAATTCTTAATAAACTTTTCTATAACCCTACGCTTAACCTTCCTTCTGTATCCAAGCttggaaacaattattaaacattaAACTACCGAAATAACAGTTAGCGTCCTTGTCGAGAAATAATATCGTACGTCAGTAACAGAGGACAAACTGTGCCATAAGCTGGAAGTCTTTGAGAAGACTGTAtcggatagtgagagagagagagagagagagagagagagagagagagagagagagagagagagagagagattgtcgtgaAATGGAAAGTGTAACCACTCAGCGATTGTTAACAAGAATCCAGAGGAACAGTTAATAAAAGATGTGCCGAGGGAAACTAACACCGAGTGTGTCACCTGAGTTACAAACATTAGCAattattggggagagagagagagagagagagagagagagagagagagagagagagagagagaatattctctaAACTTGAAAGACTGATCCAGACTGGTACATACAGGAGGGATGATTATGATAATGCAacgttacatattttttttttcaccacaggAAAGTATTGTCCACTATCACTTGCCGtttaatatttcatcttttatcacAAGAAATGTTCTTATCACTTGATGCTCAATATTGAacaaaatcatctttttttttggattttacagGCATACATGTTAGGAAGCAGTGTACAAGTCTGATGTACTGAACGTTTATTTAATAAAAAACGGGAAATCATGGCTAGATATTATATAAGAAGTTCAACAGagaactataatatatataaaaaactgcatGTCCAAAGAATAAGGCATACTTCAGAAACCTTCTCGAaacatcatgttctctcttttgtATGATTTTTATATTCATCTGAATATACTTTACTAAATTGATAAATTCCAGTAACTGGTTAATATATGCTTTAACATTATCTTTCCAGTTGAAAAGATGAGTGCCGTTGTTTCGCCAGCATCTTTACAGCAGATCTGCCAGGCTGCGGCAGCATCATGGTTGTTGGACTGGTCAGGTTTGGTTGGCCAGATCTCAGCTAGGGCTGCTTCCATGCAAACTCAGAGAAACCGCACTGGGGGATGGAGTATGACGCCGTCGACTGACCCCTCAAGAGGTAATAGAATCTACACCTATCAGAGCTTCTATGGCACCACAAATCTAGACCACGAAGCTAAGGAGGTCCGTTCCCAAGCAGACGTCTATAGGAAAATAGGGAGAAGCCGTTGCAGAAAGAAACACAGAACAGATAGCAAGACAGTCGCTTTGTATCCCAGGATTGAACTGCCTGAGTATTATGAAGACTCTGCAGTGTTAGAGTATCTAGGGTACTGTAGCTATGGTAGTGATAATGTACACAAGAAAACAACCAATCCAACATCTTTACAGACCAATATTAGGTTAACTTTTGATAAAAAGGTTCTGGAAGGGAGTGCGAGAAGTTGCTCATTATTTCTGAAACATTTCTTACCACCACTTTTGGTTAATCAAATTATAGATTTAGCTTGGAAACGCCTTTCCAGACTTGTTTCTCACACTGAACATAGTCAATCAGTTGAACAATACCAAGTGGCAGATTGGGTAAGAAGAGCACCAGCTTTACTTCAGCTGTGTACAAGATTTCCATCAGTAGGCTTAGCATTAAACATATCAGGCATTCCAGACAGTTTGATAGAGGATGTTCTTGTGATAATTAAtcagtatttttcttttaaaactttaaatagtCTTGTTCTCCCTAAAGTAGACTTTAAGAAAAAGCAGCTGGACATTAGTGTTAAGTGCAAACAAATGTATAAGGATATAGTGTTGGGAGCATCTCTAACAAGTGTGACCCTGAATAATGAATTATGCGATGATGGTATGCTAAGTACTCTCTCTCAGATTCCATTAAAAGAACTTACAATAGGTGGAAATTCGGTCTCCGAGAAAGGAATTATAAATGATCTGTGTGCTCTACCGGTGGAGACAGTTCATGAAGCAAAAAACATTATTAGTTCAGGATATTTGGAAGATTTGTGTGTGTGTCCTCTTAGGAAATCTTTGCAGAAACTTGAAATGTCTTTTCAACGTCTCGCCAGTTCTGTATTTCATATAATTCCAGCAATCTTTCCTGAACTGCGAGACTATAATCCACATAGAAACGTGGTGCAGTGTTTAGAGAACTTTGAAAGACTTATTCCATTGAAAAACAACAATACACTTGTTTCTTCTCAGACCACCACCAAACTCATCAGATTGAATGTAGGAAATGCAAGTAGGGCAACTTTGAACATGATTGCAAAGATTTGTCCCCAGTTACAGGAACTTGTGCTTACATTTGATTCAGGTGCAGAAGACAACTTGATTGCACTAGAAAACTTCCGGCATTTGTCTCATTTAGAAATTTTGTACTTCCCATCACTCCCAGCTTCTCAGCCAAAGTTAGATGCTAATATTTTGCAGACTGTCATCCATGTGTTTAGAGAACAGCTTAAGGGCATAAGTTTAACAGGATTCAATGTTTCAGGAAGTGTCTTAAGGGAATTATCCCAACTACCAGAGCTCTACCATTTGAAGTTTACAGATTGCTGGTTATCTAGCCCAACAAATCTACCACACAATCCATTCCCAACCTTAGGTAAAGTGAGTTTGAATTTTCTTCCGGCCAACAGTGTAATGAGATTTTTCACAATGGGTGGCAATGTACACACTTTACATTTAGACCTGAAGGGGTTAGAATGGGGTAGCAATCCACTTACTGATTCCAGCATCAAAGCTCTAGCTTCGTCTGGAATTTTCAAGTCATTGCAAACTTTCACTGCCACCTCATCTTATTTAACGAGAGATGCTCTTCGCACATTAGCATCTATGCCTTGTATGAAGGTTGTAGGATATCTTTCATCTTGGGGGCTGACGGAAGAAGAACTTTGCTGTGTGACCCATTCTAGCCCTCAACACATACTTTGCTATCAGTGATCTCATATTGAGAGAATTCTCCTTAAAGATTATTGATAATATGGAGCTCTGAGGCACATCAGATGTATTTCCTTAGTCCCCAATCATCCCGTTCttcctttctattttcattttgacCTTAAAACTTATTTTCCCATCTAAGACGAGGCACATTTCATGTTATAATCCCAGACGAATTAAAAAAACTATGATATTTTGGTTGCTTTAAGAATAATTCTTGGTTTATTTTTCATCTTGTATAAAGGAAGTTGTAACTACTTCAATTTTTTTCTGCAATAGTTGTGGAGCCGATTTGTGCTTATGAAAGAAAAAAGGTATATTTCTTGTACCtctttcttaaaatatattgtagTAATAATTCTTTTATGAGTGGTACTGGTTACCCTGTAAAATTTGGTGCTGATTCAACCCATAATTAGTAGGCCTCCAGCATGTTGCCCTTTGAAAGAAACTACAGCAAATTGTGCAGGATATATTTGATTGTTAAAGTCAAAAGAGTATTTTCCAAGAACAGCTACTTGTCTTGTTTGGTTCAAttcccttttttatataatttttttattgcaaaaagTCGGATTGATTTTATATGGTATGTACTATGAATACtgttatgataattttttataatataacttTTGCAATTTTTGAGTTTTTAATAGAACTATTAACTTGAAAAAGATGGAATAAGATATCTGAGACAAATCGATAAACTTGGTgactaaaagaaatttattttcagGAGGCATGGAACTACAGTTTATTTTAACCTTATATCACACTTCTTTATATACCAAGAGGTCCTTTTACTGTGACAATTTTTTTATTGTGATATGATGAGAGTGCAGCCAATTTTTAAGTCAATTGTTAATTTATAAGTGATTTATTTACACTGTtcaaaatcaacgttaattgaTCTTTTACGAGTTGAATTCAAGCAAACCTCATACAATGATATTGATAGATTAAAGGCCCTTCCACACGAGGAGCAAATGCAGGGCGGCCACTCTGATTTGCCCGTAATTCTTTCGCTTTGAAACATTGTTTCCAGATCAAACAGTACAAATCAGACAGTAGGCACAGACAGGCAAACGTATGACATGGGTCAGACGCGGAGCAGAGGCTAGAGTGTAGTCAAGAGTTGTGTCAGACAATAGTCAGGTGccccatccagtgcctcaacagCGGTCACGTGCACTTAAGATGTTTTGCCCGTGGTTTGCTCGTCTATGACGTCATCTGCACTCATGATTGTCACCCTTCGTGTGGACGGGGCTTaaaggtacgttttgcatgcagcgattgtGCGATGATCGCTGGGTGATAATCGCTGaacactaattacatttattcctatggggctgttttgcaacgagcgactATTTGGAGCCAGCGATGATCGCTCGTGATTGTAGCGATAATCGCTTGTTGCAAAACAGGCCCATAGGAATAAATGTATTTAGTGCTCAGTGATGATTGcaacaatcgctgcatgcaaaacATGCCTTTAGCGTTGGCCTTTCATACCTTCGAATGAGTTGGAAAGGAAAGTTCCACTTCATTAAAGTAGGACCATAACCGAAACAAAAACTACCATTTTAATGAGTAAATGAAGCTGTCAGGATTCTAGGGCTTAGACAGAGCCACGGGAGCGTAATAAGACACCATTGAATAAATACAATACACCCTTGTTGGACAGAACATCACAGATTCATTCCAAAATCCAAAAATTTCACTTTATTTGACTAAAATTTGCAACCAATCATGTAGAGGTGTGAAATTACACACAGAATGCACATATTTCTTGCTACAGTACTTTTCCATGATAGAAAAAACCTTATTTATCTAGTTTTAATATGCCAGTTGAATAGCAATGATTCAGGATTGGATTTCTACCGAATGAAGATTTACTCTCTCTGGTGACTCGTACCacatttcaatttaaaaaaaatttcaattaaaaaaaaataatgcctggCAAAATGCCAATGAAATACAATGAAATATCCTTGAGGTCTAAAGGATTAAAGTCTACGTGTTGTTTTCTCTAGGCCTATTTTGTTAATAGGTTTAATGGACATAGCAGGAAGCTATTTGTACTGTCTTATGTATATTCTGTTTATGCAAGTCACATGATCGAATCATTTGTTGGCTGGGCAAGGTAGAGTCACAACAACAGAGGTTTCAAATTGAAccgatcattgaaaaaaaaaatgtgatattacttcattaacaagagcaatcagagacttCTAACCTCTGCCAAAGTTTAATGTAGTCTTCTATGGCCTCAGATCTGTCTGTGGTGGaactttcgtcaaaatccgtcaatttgttttgaagatatctttaaaatggcgaaaaatgcaaattcggatctagaatccgaattAAGATCATCTCCacaatttaatgggatcgtccataacccaagatctatctctggtggagattcgttaaaatccgtcaatttgctCTGAAGCTATCTTTAAATTGGCGAAAAATGTAaacccggatctagaatccagatccggacaCAGATCATTTCTAAAATTGAGATCGTCCATGGCCCTAGATCTATCTATGGGGGaaattgtcaaaatccgtcaatttgttttgaagttatctttaaaatggcgaaaaatgcaaatccagatttagaatccggatccggaaccggatcatctctaaaatctaATTAGATCgtacatggcctaagatctatctgtggtgaaaatttcatcaaaatcattcgagtagttctgacgtaatcctgtccacagacagacacacagacaaacaaactgaCTATTTTATAACCTCCTTAGTGGAGGTAAATTACAACCAAAGACTGAAATATACTCGAGTTGCCGATAAAATAGCTTAATCTTTTTTCTAGTTTAATGAGTGTACTAAAATCAACCTTACTTTaggaatataaaaattattattattattattattattattattattattattattattattattagctaagctacaaccctagttgaaaaaactgactgttttaagtccaagggctccaacagggaataatagcccagtggggacaagaaacaagaaaataagctacaagagaagtaatgaacaatcaaaataaaatattctaagaacagcagcaTTAAATTGGATCagtcatatatagattaaataaaCATAATAGGTTGCAAGAAACTGTTAACATTAAATCAAATCGCATTTAATTAACACAGTCTCCATTGGCATCAAGACTTCAATAACAACTCAAAAGAAAAACTATATAATTCTTACCACCAACTCTGCCACCCGAGTCCAGTTGCCACGTCACTAACCTGATTCACTTAAAATTCAAGTCAAAACTATGAGCAAGAGAGTCCTATGAACCATTTCTGGTCCATTTTAGAGCTAATTGTAGGGCAGACTAAATTCTGTCTTACTTTCGTCAGTCTCAACTTCTCTGTTCTGTCAACAAACCGTCAATCTTGAAATAAGGGAACTACATTGCGACGGTTAAGCCATGTCGTTTTAGTACTTCCAactaaattatcaatataaataccTATGGCATTCTCAACCCTAATGGACGACGTATCATAAAATTCACATAGGTTTGATAAAGCTTCAACTATTAGAAATACAAAGCATGAAATGAAAACATGGCTGAACAACAGGCGTGTGAAACTACCACACTATTTTACTGAATCGGAATTTGACATTTTATTCTGCTTGGAGACCGACTTGTTAATAACTTGGTTTTTAGATCATGAGGACATTTACGATGTCATGAGAAACAAGAGGACATTGACAGAAAAAAACATATGTTGTAAATGTCTAAGTAAATCGAACACCTCATTGATTCTAGTCTTAACTCATTCagctagttacctccgccaacaaagttggaaggaggttatattttcgcccctggttgtgtgagtgtgtttgtttgtgaacagcttcctgaccacaattttaatcgtagagtactgaaacttgcagggattaactgtaacgtaaaaagctggaaattattaaattttggaaggtcaaatgtcaaagctcaaggtcaagcaaactgtccaattcacgtaatcagccataagtttggacatcgttgtcacagagacttcaaacttggttcatatttgtgtgtatgaaaatccacgccaattaatacatgttaaggttaaaggtcatggtcaaggtcgagcaaaaggtcgagaaataagttaacttggcggaggtctgcgctcttctgaatGCCCCCTCTAGTTGTTTATTATGTCTTTGTCTTATAGCAGTCAGCTGTTAGGTTTTCCTCTCATTTTTGTAATCTTTCGTAGTAAATGTTACGCACAATACTAACTTCGAGTCAATACGTACACGTCCACAAGAAGAGAAAGAATGTTACTGAAAagtataatgtaaataaaatttttacatttcatataCAAAATCACTACACTGATTCATGAACATAGATCACTTTTGAGAACAtatgttccacataaaaacatttgctgcaagttttgaacttttgaagtcctaccgattcaattacccgattaggaagaccattccacaactcggtcacagcttgTTTGATTTACCCAtgacctcttttttttcttttgcaaactctGGCAGTTTTAACGGGGATTTCGGCATGTACGGTGAACCTTTCTTGATGAATATAACGTCCTCTCGATTCCTGGCAATCTCTTTGTATCCCCTTTTCTCGAAATCTCTCGAAATGTCATCTATCTCTTCCAAAACTTTCCATTCCAGACAAACGACCTGTTAGATGAAGTTCCGTTTTAATTTCTAATTTGGAAAGAATGCAAATGGAACGTAGTGCATATTAATATAGTGAATTATGAAATTCCTGCATTATTGAGTTAGAAGAATTATGATAAGAATTTTGACACATTTGAAATGCCAGaatttccattatacaaatacatatgagcACAGTGAAAAGACATGTTTTCTCAAAGCACTCAACTAACTGCTTTGACAGGTATAATAGACCTGTCTGTCTACTGTAAAACGTTAAAATAACCTGAAACAGATGCGATCTTGCTTTCCTTACCTGGGCATCAAACCCTGGCTATTAACAGGTACAGTATAATATCACCATCTGTTTACTGGAAAGTGCTAGATTAACCTGGAAGAGATGTGATCTTTCTTCCCTGTGACATCAAACTTTGCCTTTTAACAGGTACAGTATACCATCAACTGTCTAAGGTAAAACGCTAGAATAGCCTGGAACAGATGTGATCTTGCCTTCCTTACCTAGACATCGAACTAACTTATAGCAGGTACAgtatatcatcatatcatcatctgtCCACTACAAAATACCAGAATAACCTAGAACAGATGCGATCTTGGTTCCCTTAACTGGACATCAAAACTCTGGCTTTTACCAGGTACAGTATATCACCATCTGTCTACTGTAAAACGCTAGAACAACTTGGAACAGATGCGATCTTGGTTCCCTTACCTGGACATCAAACTTGTCTAAATCAAAGTGCTTAAGAACAGCCATCTCGGCTCCCTCAATGTCCAGGACCAAGAGATCAACGCGAGTCACACGAAGAGCCATCAGCATTGATTCGAGAGGGATGCACTGCACCTTAGCAAACCATGAGTTTCCGAGTGCCTGGAAAGGTTGTAATCATGTTAAAATGGTTTAACCAGATGTAAAACCCTTCTTATAGTTGCATTCTATTGGGATTATAATGATTAGTATAATACATATTAGCATATCATACTCAGGCTTCACTTATAGCTGGATCTCGAGATGATTATAAGATATTTTTGCCAGACTTAAGACCCATACGAACTGGGTTCAGTGAAGAACCAAGTGTGAAGCCTCTTGAACAGACTTACAACCCACTTCGAACTGGGTTCAGTAAAAACAATCAAAATTAGATTCTTAAATAGGCTTAGATCCCACTAAGAACTGGGTTCAGTAAAAACAATCAAAATGAGATTCTTAAATAGGCTTAGAGCCCACTACGAACGGGgtccagaaaagaaaataataattataacttaacCAGACTCTGGACCTACAGCAAACTTGGAACTGCAATGAGTATAACCATTATAAAATAGCTTAAACAGATAGTAATAAATGTATAAAGTACCGGATTTACTACCCACTATGAGCTGGATCCATATCTTTCACAACTCTATGTGAGCTGGATCCATCATTCAGTATAGAATAGTTTAACTAAACTCAGGAACTATTACGAACAGGGTCCCACTACTaacaatatgtataaaaaaaaagaaaagaaaaaagaaccagATTTGTAACTTGATATGAACTGCATCCTACATTCAATACAAAGCAATTTAACAAGACTGAGGACCCACCATGAATAGGTTCATAAAAAGAACACACATGGAAATAATAGCTTAATCGAACCACGATCCTATAATAACTGGGTCCTGTAATAGCTTAACCAGATTCTTTTAGGGCTCCACCAATGGATATCCAATTGAATGCATACCAGTAATTAATGAATGGAAACTGGATTAGAAAAAAGAATGGCCTCATGAAAAgggctaaaagaaaataattggGGATGATAAATGTTGAAGAGATGTTGCAAAGAATCTGCTCACTGTAAGTGTTACCAACTGATGGGAAACAGCTGAAGGAGTTGTGACTAGAACTCTAAAAATAAATTCGGATCACCTATAGAATTACCACCCCAGAATCCCTCACCTGTAGACTCGCCACCCGTAACCCCtcacctgtagaattgtcaccccaaAATCCCACACATGTAATATTGTTCCCCCAGAATCCCCCAACTGTAGAATTCCCACACATCTAGAATTGTCACCCCAGAATCCACCACCTGTAGAATTCCCACACTTCTAGAATTGTCACCCCCCAGAATTCCCCACCTGTAGAATTCCCCCACATGTAGAATTGTCCCCCCAGAATCCACCATTTGTAGAATTCCCCCACATGTAGAATTGTCACCCCCCCAA
Proteins encoded:
- the LOC137645599 gene encoding uncharacterized protein, whose protein sequence is MVEKMSAVVSPASLQQICQAAAASWLLDWSGLVGQISARAASMQTQRNRTGGWSMTPSTDPSRGNRIYTYQSFYGTTNLDHEAKEVRSQADVYRKIGRSRCRKKHRTDSKTVALYPRIELPEYYEDSAVLEYLGYCSYGSDNVHKKTTNPTSLQTNIRLTFDKKVLEGSARSCSLFLKHFLPPLLVNQIIDLAWKRLSRLVSHTEHSQSVEQYQVADWVRRAPALLQLCTRFPSVGLALNISGIPDSLIEDVLVIINQYFSFKTLNSLVLPKVDFKKKQLDISVKCKQMYKDIVLGASLTSVTLNNELCDDGMLSTLSQIPLKELTIGGNSVSEKGIINDLCALPVETVHEAKNIISSGYLEDLCVCPLRKSLQKLEMSFQRLASSVFHIIPAIFPELRDYNPHRNVVQCLENFERLIPLKNNNTLVSSQTTTKLIRLNVGNASRATLNMIAKICPQLQELVLTFDSGAEDNLIALENFRHLSHLEILYFPSLPASQPKLDANILQTVIHVFREQLKGISLTGFNVSGSVLRELSQLPELYHLKFTDCWLSSPTNLPHNPFPTLGKVSLNFLPANSVMRFFTMGGNVHTLHLDLKGLEWGSNPLTDSSIKALASSGIFKSLQTFTATSSYLTRDALRTLASMPCMKVVGYLSSWGLTEEELCCVTHSSPQHILCYQ